The following proteins are encoded in a genomic region of Galbibacter sp. BG1:
- a CDS encoding IS30 family transposase produces the protein MKKYKQLTIHQRYQIEALLETEISKSEIAIIIGVDPCTVYRELSRNIAKRGKTAGSYIAKNAQRRADNRHKMKPKKLQLTEQLKERIAGLLRYEKWSPELISKRLAIEEETCVSHETIYQWIWSVKKSKKKADAKYAKLYKDLKHGSRRQKRGNAKDKRGAIKNRVGIDQRPDVLDHRERIGDIEVDLMMGSNHRSALLVMTDRATLVTMMEKLSGKEAGEVYEKMEKRLTNFSSSWVKTLTFDNGKEFAQHQKIGRLLNAKTYFTRPYTSQDKGTVENRIGVIRRFFPKKTDLRKVSEKRIKEVERLLNYRPIRKFNYQNPIEVLRNKCFALMG, from the coding sequence ATGAAAAAATACAAACAATTGACCATCCACCAAAGGTATCAAATTGAAGCCTTATTGGAAACAGAAATCAGTAAAAGTGAAATAGCTATAATTATCGGGGTCGACCCCTGTACCGTTTACAGGGAGTTATCTAGGAACATTGCCAAACGGGGAAAGACCGCTGGCAGCTATATAGCCAAAAATGCACAGCGAAGAGCAGATAACAGGCATAAAATGAAGCCCAAGAAATTACAGCTCACGGAACAGTTGAAAGAGCGTATCGCGGGTTTGCTCCGTTATGAAAAGTGGAGTCCAGAACTTATAAGCAAACGCTTAGCTATTGAAGAGGAAACCTGTGTGAGCCACGAGACAATATACCAGTGGATATGGAGCGTTAAGAAGAGCAAGAAAAAGGCAGATGCTAAATACGCTAAACTCTACAAAGATCTCAAGCATGGTAGCAGGAGGCAAAAGAGAGGGAACGCCAAGGATAAGCGGGGAGCCATTAAAAACCGTGTAGGAATTGACCAGCGCCCAGATGTGCTGGACCACCGTGAGCGTATAGGCGATATTGAAGTAGACCTGATGATGGGAAGCAATCACAGATCGGCTCTTTTGGTAATGACAGACAGGGCCACATTGGTAACGATGATGGAAAAACTAAGTGGGAAAGAAGCTGGGGAGGTATATGAAAAAATGGAGAAGAGGCTCACCAACTTCAGTTCATCTTGGGTGAAGACCTTGACCTTCGATAACGGAAAGGAGTTTGCACAGCATCAAAAAATAGGAAGGCTCCTCAACGCAAAAACATACTTTACCAGACCTTATACATCACAGGATAAAGGAACCGTAGAGAATAGAATAGGTGTGATAAGAAGATTTTTTCCGAAGAAAACAGACCTGAGAAAAGTCTCAGAAAAAAGAATAAAAGAAGTTGAAAGATTACTAAATTACAGACCGATTAGAAAATTTAATTACCAAAACCCAATTGAAGTCCTAAGAAACAAATGTTTTGCACTTATGGGTTGA
- the mazG gene encoding nucleoside triphosphate pyrophosphohydrolase, translating to MNSRKEQLQAIDRLLTIMDELREQCPWDKKQTLQSLRHLTIEETYELGDAILDNDLEEVRKELGDLLLHIVFYAKIGSETQDFDLADVANGICEKLISRHPHIYSDVEVENEEDVKRNWENLKLKEGKKSVLEGVPKSLPALVKASRIQDKVAGVGFDWEEPQQVFEKLQEELGELQDEVFKNDHDKIEAEFGDVLFSMINYARFLKVNLEDALERTNKKFIKRFQYLENKSKEQGKALKDMTLGEMDVFWEEAKKLP from the coding sequence ATGAATTCCAGAAAAGAACAGTTACAGGCAATAGATCGATTACTTACTATCATGGACGAACTCCGGGAACAATGTCCGTGGGATAAAAAGCAGACATTACAGAGTTTGCGGCATCTTACCATCGAAGAAACCTATGAATTGGGAGATGCAATTTTGGACAATGATTTGGAGGAAGTGCGTAAAGAATTGGGTGACTTGCTTTTGCATATCGTTTTTTATGCCAAAATTGGGAGTGAAACGCAGGATTTTGATTTAGCCGATGTGGCTAATGGGATTTGTGAGAAACTAATTTCCAGACATCCTCATATTTACAGTGATGTTGAGGTTGAAAATGAAGAAGATGTAAAACGAAACTGGGAAAACCTTAAACTTAAAGAAGGTAAAAAGAGTGTACTGGAAGGTGTTCCAAAAAGTTTACCCGCATTGGTAAAGGCGAGCCGTATTCAAGATAAGGTGGCCGGTGTTGGTTTTGACTGGGAAGAACCACAGCAAGTATTCGAAAAGTTACAGGAGGAATTGGGGGAACTGCAAGACGAAGTATTTAAAAACGATCACGATAAAATAGAAGCTGAATTTGGGGACGTCCTTTTTTCCATGATCAACTACGCGCGTTTTCTCAAAGTAAATCTTGAAGACGCTTTGGAGCGTACCAATAAGAAGTTTATAAAAAGATTTCAGTACTTAGAAAACAAATCAAAAGAACAAGGGAAGGCATTGAAAGATATGACGCTTGGGGAAATGGACGTTTTTTGGGAAGAAGCTAAAAAGTTGCCTTAA
- a CDS encoding NRDE family protein, which translates to MCTVSYIPTSQGFYLTSNRDEDPLRETLPPQEVPLDSKNLLTAPIDKEKGGSWIATDNNGKVACILNGAFELHERKLPYAKSRGHYVLEAFQYPSFIDFMEQVELKNIEPFTLILIDNYLQVLVWDGVKKHMQFLSKELPHLWSSSTLYNDLQHKTKLAFFNNFLNNNEVNAASILKLHGTQDFMLNLPYVKTVSTTQVCVSSQETTLQYYPYNTKEENSIGEKINS; encoded by the coding sequence ATGTGCACAGTAAGTTATATTCCAACCTCACAAGGGTTTTATTTAACATCCAATAGGGATGAAGATCCGCTACGGGAAACGTTACCACCTCAAGAAGTGCCTTTGGATTCAAAAAATTTATTAACAGCTCCCATAGACAAAGAAAAGGGAGGAAGCTGGATCGCTACAGATAATAATGGAAAGGTTGCTTGCATTCTAAACGGGGCCTTCGAACTTCACGAACGTAAGTTGCCGTACGCCAAAAGCCGGGGACATTATGTTTTGGAAGCATTTCAGTACCCATCGTTCATAGATTTTATGGAGCAAGTGGAATTAAAAAATATTGAGCCTTTTACACTTATTTTAATAGATAACTATTTACAGGTTTTGGTGTGGGATGGTGTAAAAAAGCACATGCAGTTTCTAAGCAAAGAGCTTCCGCATTTGTGGTCGTCTTCTACGCTGTACAACGATTTGCAACACAAAACAAAACTGGCTTTTTTTAATAATTTTCTAAATAATAATGAAGTTAATGCGGCCTCTATATTAAAGCTTCATGGCACTCAAGATTTTATGTTGAATTTACCTTACGTAAAAACCGTTAGCACCACACAAGTTTGTGTCTCATCCCAGGAAACAACACTCCAATATTATCCTTACAATACCAAAGAAGAAAACTCTATTGGCGAAAAAATAAATTCCTAG